The following coding sequences lie in one Nitratireductor mangrovi genomic window:
- a CDS encoding formate dehydrogenase subunit gamma, with product MQQQGTQALADVAARTNAVIDELKGLEGPLLPILHGVQKEFGCVPRDALPVIADALNLSRAEVHGVVSFYHDYRSEPAGRHVLKLCRAEACQSMGGDAIADRLQELLGISFHETAKDGSVTLEPVYCLGLCACAPSAMLDGVVIGRLDEGKAQEIVAEVRT from the coding sequence ATGCAGCAGCAAGGTACCCAGGCGCTGGCGGACGTCGCCGCGCGCACGAACGCCGTCATCGACGAGTTGAAGGGGCTGGAAGGTCCGCTTCTGCCGATCCTCCATGGCGTGCAGAAGGAATTCGGCTGCGTGCCGCGAGACGCGCTGCCGGTGATCGCCGACGCGCTGAACCTGTCGCGCGCCGAGGTACACGGCGTCGTTTCGTTCTATCACGACTACCGCAGCGAACCGGCCGGCCGTCATGTGCTGAAGCTCTGCCGCGCGGAGGCCTGCCAGTCGATGGGCGGCGACGCGATCGCCGACAGGCTGCAGGAATTGCTCGGCATCTCCTTCCACGAAACGGCCAAGGACGGCTCGGTGACGCTGGAGCCGGTCTACTGCCTCGGACTGTGCGCCTGCGCGCCTTCGGCGATGCTCGACGGCGTCGTGATCGGCCGTCTCGATGAAGGCAAGGCGCAGGAAATCGTGGCGGAGGTGCGGACATGA
- a CDS encoding formate dehydrogenase beta subunit: MTVTIYVPRDSGSLALGADKVAKALAAEIAKRRLDARIVRNGSRGMYWLEPMVEVATSAGRVAYGPVQAKDVGALLDAGLLDGGNHALALGDPEKIPFFARQQRLTFARCGITDPVSLEDYEAHGGLRGLRNALKLTPAEIVKQVTDSGLRGRGGAGFPTGIKWNTVLEAQGERKYIVCNADEGDSGTFSDRMVMEGDPFVLIEGMAIAGIATGATKGYIYLRSEYPHASIALREAIDAARKAGVLGQRILGSDHAFDMEVRIGAGAYVCGEETALLDSLEGKRGQVRAKPPLPAHKGLFGKPTVINNVISLASVPIIMDKGAEFYRDFGMGRSRGTIPIQLTGNVRHGGLFEAAFGMTLGELVDDIGGGTATGRAVRAVQVGGPLGAYFPRALFDTPFDYEAFAARDGLIGHAGIVVFDDSVDMLKQARFAMEFCAIESCGKCTPCRIGSTRGVETLDRLAANIEPEKQVELVTDLCNTMKFGSLCALGGFTPYPVMSALTHFPEDFRPQPMREAAE; encoded by the coding sequence ATGACCGTCACGATCTACGTCCCCCGTGATTCCGGCTCGCTGGCGCTCGGCGCCGACAAGGTGGCGAAGGCCCTCGCGGCGGAAATCGCGAAACGCCGGCTTGACGCACGGATCGTGCGCAACGGTTCGCGCGGCATGTACTGGCTGGAGCCCATGGTGGAGGTGGCCACGTCCGCCGGCCGCGTCGCCTACGGGCCGGTGCAGGCGAAAGATGTCGGTGCGCTGCTCGATGCCGGGCTGCTTGATGGCGGCAACCACGCGCTCGCGCTGGGCGATCCGGAAAAGATCCCGTTTTTTGCCAGGCAGCAGCGCCTCACCTTCGCGCGCTGCGGCATCACCGACCCGGTCTCGCTTGAGGATTACGAAGCCCATGGCGGGCTGCGAGGTCTCAGAAACGCGCTCAAGCTCACGCCGGCCGAGATCGTGAAGCAGGTGACCGATTCCGGCCTGCGCGGACGCGGCGGCGCCGGCTTCCCGACCGGCATCAAGTGGAACACCGTGCTCGAGGCGCAGGGCGAGCGCAAATATATCGTCTGCAACGCCGACGAAGGCGACTCGGGCACCTTCTCCGACCGCATGGTCATGGAGGGCGATCCGTTCGTGCTCATCGAGGGCATGGCGATCGCCGGCATCGCGACGGGCGCGACCAAGGGTTACATCTATCTCAGGTCCGAATACCCGCACGCCAGTATCGCGCTCCGCGAGGCGATCGACGCCGCGCGCAAGGCCGGCGTGCTCGGCCAACGCATCCTCGGCTCCGACCATGCATTCGACATGGAAGTGCGCATCGGCGCCGGCGCCTATGTGTGCGGCGAGGAGACCGCGCTGCTCGACAGCCTCGAAGGCAAGCGCGGCCAGGTGCGCGCCAAGCCGCCGCTGCCCGCCCACAAGGGGCTGTTCGGCAAGCCGACCGTCATCAACAACGTGATCTCGCTCGCTTCCGTCCCGATCATCATGGACAAGGGGGCCGAGTTCTATCGCGATTTCGGCATGGGCCGTTCGCGCGGCACGATTCCGATCCAGCTGACCGGAAACGTCAGGCATGGCGGCCTGTTCGAGGCCGCCTTCGGCATGACTCTCGGCGAACTGGTCGACGACATCGGCGGCGGCACGGCGACGGGCCGCGCGGTGCGGGCCGTGCAGGTGGGGGGGCCTCTGGGCGCCTATTTCCCGCGCGCCCTGTTCGACACGCCCTTCGACTACGAAGCCTTTGCGGCCAGGGACGGGCTGATCGGCCACGCCGGCATCGTCGTCTTCGACGACAGCGTCGACATGCTGAAGCAGGCGCGTTTCGCCATGGAGTTCTGCGCCATCGAGAGCTGCGGCAAGTGCACGCCGTGCCGGATCGGCTCGACCAGAGGTGTCGAGACGCTGGACAGGCTGGCAGCGAATATCGAACCGGAAAAGCAGGTCGAGCTCGTCACCGATCTCTGCAACACGATGAAGTTCGGTTCGCTGTGCGCGCTGGGCGGGTTCACGCCCTACCCGGTGATGAGCGCGCTGACGCATTTCCCTGAGGACTTCCGCCCGCAGCCGATGCGCGAAGCGGCGGAATAG
- a CDS encoding LysR family transcriptional regulator: protein MIDKLEFFIALAREQHFGRAAETLGITQPTLSAAVKQLEDQLGVMLVKRGSRFQGLTAEGEQVLTWARRIVGDARTMREEMRAARKGLSGRIRIAAIPTALAMVARITTPFRERHPGVSFSVLSRTSIEVLSLLGNFDIDVGITYLDNEPLGNVVSVPLYSERYQLITAAGNALSDRAQVSWAEVAELPLCLLTPDMQNRRIIDHHLAEAGAVARPTLESNSMIVLFSHIRTGKWASIMPLNLAETFGFAEPIRAIPIVEPDASHLVGLVATKREPHLPLVAALLDEAMAMAEAGLAASGNHPPPLQR, encoded by the coding sequence ATGATCGACAAGCTCGAATTCTTCATCGCACTGGCCCGGGAACAGCATTTCGGCCGCGCCGCCGAGACGCTCGGCATCACCCAGCCGACGCTTTCGGCCGCCGTCAAGCAACTCGAGGACCAGCTCGGCGTCATGCTGGTCAAGCGCGGCTCGCGTTTCCAGGGCCTGACGGCGGAGGGCGAGCAGGTGCTGACCTGGGCGCGCCGCATCGTCGGCGACGCGCGCACCATGCGCGAGGAGATGCGCGCCGCCCGCAAGGGCCTTTCCGGGCGTATCCGCATCGCTGCCATTCCGACCGCGCTGGCGATGGTCGCCCGCATCACCACGCCGTTCCGCGAGCGGCATCCCGGCGTCAGCTTCTCGGTCCTGTCGCGCACCTCGATCGAGGTCCTGTCGTTGCTAGGCAATTTCGACATCGATGTCGGCATCACCTATCTCGATAACGAGCCGCTCGGCAACGTCGTGTCGGTGCCGCTCTATTCGGAGCGCTACCAGCTGATCACGGCGGCCGGCAACGCTTTGTCCGACCGCGCGCAGGTGAGCTGGGCCGAGGTTGCCGAACTGCCGCTCTGCCTGCTCACGCCCGACATGCAGAACCGGCGCATCATCGACCATCACCTGGCCGAAGCCGGCGCCGTGGCGCGGCCGACACTGGAGTCCAATTCGATGATCGTGCTGTTTTCACACATCCGGACCGGCAAATGGGCCTCGATCATGCCGCTCAACCTTGCGGAAACGTTCGGCTTTGCCGAGCCGATCCGGGCCATTCCGATCGTCGAGCCCGACGCCAGCCATCTGGTCGGGCTGGTGGCTACAAAACGCGAGCCACATCTGCCGTTGGTCGCGGCGCTTCTGGACGAGGCGATGGCGATGGCGGAAGCCGGACTTGCGGCGTCCGGAAATCACCCGCCGCCATTGCAGCGATGA